Proteins encoded by one window of Thiohalospira halophila DSM 15071:
- a CDS encoding PhoH family protein, translating to MTETLESNDLLLEPADNERLANLCGQFDQHLRQVETRLGVEINNRGNAFRVLGDGPAIAAADAVLRDLYAEAGRSRLTPERVHLFLQQAGVEEAAAPPADTEERLPESTLQTRKGMIRPRGPNQTRYVHGLLTNDINFGVGPAGTGKTYLAVACAVQALEEDRVKRLVLTRPAVEAGERLGFLPGDLAQKVDPYLRPLYDALWEMLGFERVGKLIERGVIEIAPLAYMRGRTLNDAFVLLDEAQNTTGEQMKMFLTRIGFGSAAAITGDVTQVDLPRGTESGLRQAVEILRDVEGIGFTFFQSRDVVRHTLVQRIVDAYDRGSPA from the coding sequence TTGACCGAAACCCTCGAGAGCAACGACCTCCTCCTGGAGCCGGCCGACAACGAACGTCTGGCCAACCTCTGCGGGCAGTTCGACCAGCATCTGCGCCAGGTGGAGACCCGCCTGGGCGTGGAGATCAATAATCGCGGCAACGCCTTCCGCGTCCTCGGCGACGGTCCGGCCATCGCCGCGGCGGATGCCGTGCTGCGCGATCTCTACGCCGAGGCGGGGCGTTCCCGCCTGACTCCCGAGCGCGTCCACCTCTTCCTCCAGCAGGCGGGGGTAGAGGAGGCCGCCGCGCCGCCGGCCGATACCGAGGAGCGGCTGCCGGAGAGCACCCTCCAGACCCGCAAGGGCATGATCCGGCCGCGCGGCCCCAACCAGACGCGCTACGTCCACGGCCTGCTCACCAACGACATCAACTTCGGCGTCGGCCCCGCCGGGACCGGCAAGACCTACCTCGCGGTAGCCTGCGCCGTGCAGGCGCTGGAGGAGGACCGGGTCAAGCGGCTGGTCCTCACTCGGCCCGCGGTGGAGGCCGGCGAGCGGCTGGGCTTCCTCCCCGGGGACCTGGCGCAGAAGGTCGATCCCTACCTGCGGCCGCTCTACGACGCCCTGTGGGAGATGCTCGGTTTCGAGCGGGTGGGCAAGCTCATCGAGCGCGGCGTCATCGAGATCGCGCCCCTGGCCTACATGCGCGGCCGCACCCTCAACGACGCCTTTGTCCTCCTGGACGAGGCGCAGAACACCACCGGCGAGCAGATGAAGATGTTCCTCACCCGCATCGGCTTCGGCTCCGCCGCCGCCATCACCGGCGACGTCACCCAGGTGGACCTGCCCCGGGGCACCGAGTCCGGCCTGCGCCAGGCGGTGGAGATCCTGCGCGACGTGGAGGGCATCGGCTTCACCTTCTTCCAGAGCCGGGACGTGGTCCGCCATACCCTGGTCCAGCGCATCGTCGACGCCTACGACCGCGGGAGCCCGGCATGA
- the miaB gene encoding tRNA (N6-isopentenyl adenosine(37)-C2)-methylthiotransferase MiaB — protein sequence MGGKLYIRSHGCQMNDHDSQRMADVLARGGYTPTDDPAAADILLLNTCSIREKAQEKVFSELGRWRAYKETNPDVIIGVGGCVASQEGEALRQRAPWVDMVFGPQTLHRLPEMVTEVKRERAPVVDISFPEIEKFDRLPEPRAEGPSAYVSIMEGCSRYCTFCVVPYTRGEEISRPFDDVIAEVASLAEQGVREVNLLGQTVNSYRGPTADGDTADLGVLISYIAAIDGIDRIRYTTSHPVDVNDSLIQAHAEIPELVGHLHLPVQSGSDRVLARMKRQHTALEYRSIVRRLREARPDLHLSSDFIVGFPGETEAEFEATMELIRSVGFDHSFSFVYSPRPGTPATDLPDDVPLAVKKERLNLLQAEIRRQAEALSQAMVGTRQSILVEGRSKRGEELAGRTENNRVVNFPGDPGLIGGFVDVTITDALPNSLRGEIAGAEEGQRQRA from the coding sequence ATGGGTGGCAAGCTCTACATCCGCAGCCACGGCTGCCAGATGAACGACCACGACAGCCAGCGCATGGCCGATGTCCTGGCACGGGGTGGCTACACCCCCACGGACGACCCGGCGGCGGCCGACATCCTCCTGCTCAATACCTGCTCCATCCGCGAGAAGGCGCAGGAGAAGGTCTTCTCCGAGCTGGGCCGCTGGCGCGCCTACAAGGAGACCAACCCCGACGTGATCATCGGCGTCGGCGGCTGCGTGGCCAGCCAGGAGGGGGAGGCGCTACGCCAGCGCGCGCCCTGGGTGGACATGGTCTTCGGTCCCCAGACCCTGCACCGGTTGCCGGAGATGGTCACCGAGGTGAAGCGGGAGCGCGCGCCGGTAGTGGACATCAGCTTCCCCGAGATCGAGAAGTTCGACCGCCTGCCGGAGCCGCGCGCCGAGGGGCCGTCGGCCTACGTCTCCATCATGGAGGGCTGCTCCAGGTACTGCACCTTCTGCGTCGTCCCCTACACCCGGGGCGAGGAGATCAGCCGCCCCTTCGACGATGTCATCGCCGAGGTCGCATCGCTGGCGGAGCAGGGGGTGCGCGAGGTCAACCTCCTGGGGCAGACGGTCAACAGCTACCGCGGCCCCACGGCGGATGGGGATACCGCCGACCTCGGCGTGCTCATCAGCTACATCGCCGCCATCGACGGCATCGACCGCATCCGCTACACCACCTCCCATCCGGTGGACGTCAACGACAGCCTCATCCAGGCCCACGCCGAGATCCCGGAGCTGGTGGGGCATCTGCATCTGCCGGTGCAGTCCGGCTCGGACCGGGTGCTGGCGCGCATGAAGCGCCAGCACACCGCCCTGGAGTATCGCTCCATCGTCCGCCGCCTTCGCGAGGCGCGGCCGGACCTCCACCTCTCCTCGGACTTCATCGTCGGCTTCCCCGGCGAGACCGAGGCGGAGTTCGAGGCGACCATGGAGCTCATCCGCAGCGTCGGCTTCGACCACTCCTTCAGCTTCGTCTACAGCCCCCGGCCCGGTACCCCGGCCACCGACCTGCCCGATGACGTCCCCCTGGCGGTCAAGAAGGAGCGGCTGAACCTCCTCCAGGCGGAGATCCGGCGCCAGGCCGAGGCCCTGAGCCAGGCCATGGTCGGGACCCGCCAGTCCATCCTGGTGGAGGGCCGTTCCAAGCGGGGCGAGGAGCTTGCCGGGCGCACCGAGAACAACCGGGTGGTGAACTTCCCCGGTGATCCGGGGTTGATCGGGGGCTTCGTCGACGTCACTATCACGGACGCCCTGCCCAATTCCCTGCGCGGCGAGATCGCCGGCGCGGAGGAAGGGCAGCGGCAACGGGCCTGA
- the ybeY gene encoding rRNA maturation RNase YbeY, which yields MTVQVDCQDAIPAGEADEPPSPGQLTAWVAAALTAAGHTAPAEVTVRFVGAEEGRQLNRDYRDRDYATNVLSFPFEAPPGVALPLLGDLAICAPVVEREAGEQGKPVIAHWAHLVVHGTLHLLGRDHQNDAEAEAMEAEEIAALSALGYPDPYEERHPNE from the coding sequence ATGACCGTCCAGGTCGACTGCCAGGACGCCATCCCCGCCGGCGAGGCGGACGAACCCCCCTCGCCGGGCCAGCTCACCGCCTGGGTGGCCGCGGCCCTCACCGCCGCCGGCCACACCGCCCCCGCCGAGGTCACCGTCCGCTTTGTCGGGGCCGAGGAGGGGCGGCAGCTCAACCGCGACTATCGCGACCGCGACTACGCCACCAACGTCCTCTCCTTCCCCTTCGAGGCGCCGCCGGGCGTCGCCCTGCCGCTGCTGGGCGACCTCGCCATCTGCGCGCCGGTGGTGGAGCGCGAGGCGGGGGAGCAGGGCAAGCCGGTCATCGCGCACTGGGCCCACCTGGTGGTGCACGGCACCCTCCACCTGCTGGGCCGCGATCACCAGAACGATGCCGAGGCCGAGGCCATGGAGGCCGAGGAGATCGCCGCCCTGTCGGCCCTGGGCTATCCCGACCCCTACGAGGAACGCCACCCGAATGAGTGA
- a CDS encoding protein disulfide oxidoreductase: MTRTRRPILRRLRILLIYLVIFGVMMTAISMWRTRDAPDGPAPPIHGETLAGEAFELAEFRGEPVLVHFWATWCPICELEAPTIDALAEDYRVITVAAWSGGREKVAAHVEEEGITAPVLVDDPGRFADAYGVQAVPTTFVVAPDGTVSAATSGYTTGIGLRLRLWWASAFGGEGQP; this comes from the coding sequence ATGACCCGAACTCGTCGACCGATCCTGCGCCGCCTGCGCATCCTGCTCATCTATCTGGTCATCTTCGGGGTGATGATGACCGCCATCAGCATGTGGCGGACGCGGGATGCCCCGGACGGCCCGGCGCCGCCCATCCACGGCGAGACCCTGGCCGGCGAGGCCTTCGAGCTGGCCGAGTTCCGGGGGGAGCCGGTGCTGGTCCATTTCTGGGCCACCTGGTGCCCCATCTGCGAGCTGGAGGCGCCCACCATCGATGCCCTGGCCGAGGATTATCGCGTCATCACCGTGGCGGCCTGGTCCGGCGGGCGGGAGAAGGTGGCCGCCCATGTGGAGGAGGAAGGGATTACTGCGCCGGTGCTGGTGGATGATCCGGGTCGCTTCGCCGATGCCTACGGCGTCCAGGCGGTGCCGACCACCTTCGTGGTCGCCCCGGACGGCACCGTCAGTGCGGCGACCAGCGGCTACACCACCGGCATCGGGCTGCGTCTGCGGCTCTGGTGGGCCTCCGCCTTCGGCGGCGAAGGCCAGCCGTAA
- a CDS encoding NfeD family protein, with protein sequence MARPRIPSVRWLLPLALLLFAVGGTPAEAAVHRLSVDGPIGPATAGYIEQGLDEAATEGAAAVLLQLDTPGGLTSSTRRINDAILASPVPVIGYVAPAGARAASAGTYILYASHIAAMAPGTHLGAATPVQLGGAPGTPPQQPSGEDEAGEEAAPAPKPGNATERKAVNDAVAYLRGLAELRGRNAEWAEAAVREAATLTADEAEEKRVIDLVAADTTALLNAVDGRTLDLPGGERKLATAGEAVSDRAPDWRTRLLETLTHPNVAYILLIIGIYGLIFEFANPGGLVPGIAGAICLLLALYALQALPVNYAGIALILLGVALMIAEAFAPSFGALGLGGVIAFVAGSLLLIDTHAPGFGISIPLIATMAILSAGILLVIARLAVRSHRNPVVSGAEEITGAEAVATTAFTGHGWVHLHGEAWQAESPRPVAAGQRVRVTRRDGLTLHVEPLDQVES encoded by the coding sequence ATGGCTCGTCCCCGGATCCCGTCGGTACGCTGGCTGCTGCCGCTGGCACTACTGCTGTTCGCCGTCGGCGGGACACCGGCGGAGGCCGCGGTCCACCGACTCTCCGTCGACGGCCCCATCGGCCCGGCCACGGCGGGCTATATCGAACAGGGACTGGATGAAGCGGCCACCGAGGGGGCCGCCGCGGTCCTCCTGCAGCTGGATACCCCCGGCGGCCTCACCTCCAGCACCCGCCGGATCAACGACGCCATCCTCGCCTCCCCGGTCCCGGTCATCGGCTACGTCGCCCCCGCTGGGGCCCGGGCCGCCAGCGCCGGCACCTACATCCTCTACGCCAGCCACATCGCCGCCATGGCGCCCGGGACCCACCTGGGCGCGGCGACGCCGGTGCAGCTCGGGGGCGCCCCCGGCACCCCTCCGCAACAACCCTCCGGCGAGGACGAGGCCGGCGAAGAAGCCGCGCCCGCGCCGAAGCCCGGCAACGCCACCGAGCGCAAGGCGGTCAACGACGCCGTGGCCTACCTGCGCGGCCTGGCCGAGCTGCGCGGTCGCAACGCCGAGTGGGCGGAGGCGGCGGTGCGGGAGGCGGCCACCCTCACCGCCGACGAGGCCGAGGAGAAGCGCGTCATCGATCTCGTCGCCGCCGATACCACCGCCCTGCTGAACGCCGTCGATGGCCGCACCCTCGACCTCCCCGGCGGGGAGCGCAAGCTGGCCACCGCCGGCGAGGCGGTGAGCGACCGCGCCCCGGACTGGCGCACCCGGCTGCTGGAGACCCTCACCCATCCCAACGTCGCCTACATCCTGCTCATCATCGGGATCTACGGCCTCATCTTCGAGTTCGCCAACCCCGGCGGCCTGGTACCCGGCATCGCCGGGGCCATCTGCCTGCTGCTGGCCCTCTACGCCCTCCAGGCCCTGCCGGTGAACTACGCCGGCATCGCCCTCATCCTGCTGGGGGTGGCGCTGATGATCGCGGAGGCCTTCGCGCCCTCCTTCGGCGCCCTGGGGCTGGGCGGGGTGATCGCCTTCGTGGCCGGCTCCCTGCTGCTCATCGACACCCACGCACCCGGCTTCGGGATCTCCATCCCCCTTATCGCCACCATGGCGATCCTCAGCGCCGGCATCCTGCTCGTCATTGCCCGCCTGGCGGTGCGCTCCCACCGCAATCCGGTGGTCAGCGGCGCCGAGGAGATCACCGGGGCGGAGGCGGTGGCCACCACCGCCTTCACCGGCCACGGCTGGGTCCACCTCCACGGCGAGGCGTGGCAGGCCGAGAGCCCCCGCCCCGTCGCCGCCGGCCAGCGCGTCCGGGTCACCCGGCGCGACGGCCTGACCCTGCACGTCGAACCCCTGGATCAAGTGGAGTCCTAG
- a CDS encoding DUF4389 domain-containing protein translates to MEPELRSNLRESSTWKRLVFMVIFAIAFQLAELLLAAVAVIQFLFRLVTGECNDRLAVFGAGLAEYLRRVVAYLTFASDSRPFPFDNWPDAEPERIAPAPPEGDDPTNDGY, encoded by the coding sequence ATGGAACCGGAGCTGCGTTCAAACCTGCGCGAGTCATCGACCTGGAAGCGCCTGGTCTTCATGGTCATCTTCGCCATTGCCTTCCAGCTGGCGGAACTGCTGCTGGCGGCCGTGGCCGTGATCCAGTTCCTCTTCCGCCTGGTTACCGGGGAGTGCAACGATCGTCTTGCGGTCTTCGGCGCCGGCCTGGCGGAGTACCTGCGCCGGGTGGTGGCCTATCTCACCTTTGCCAGCGATTCCCGCCCCTTCCCCTTCGATAACTGGCCCGATGCCGAGCCGGAGCGCATCGCACCGGCTCCCCCGGAGGGCGATGACCCGACCAACGACGGGTATTGA
- a CDS encoding HlyC/CorC family transporter, whose translation MSDEATNGAAREGGRSRTWLERLGQALGGAEPQDQDELIALLRDAEQRDLIGADALPMIEGVLQVTEMQVRDIMIPRSQMVVVARDSDPADYLPMVIDSAHSRFPVIGDSRDEVVGILLAKDLLGYFARGGSEEFDLREALRPAVFIPESKRLNVLLREFRANRNHMAIVVDEYGGVAGLVTIEDVLEQIVGEIEDEHDAGEDIYILRHAGERHTVKALTPIEDFNEHFGTDFSDEEFDTVGGLVMKAFGHLPRRNEAVTFGGLTFKVLRADSRRLHLLQVTPAGEEPVEPGAADG comes from the coding sequence ATGAGTGACGAAGCGACCAACGGTGCCGCCAGGGAGGGCGGGCGCTCGCGAACATGGCTGGAGCGCCTGGGCCAGGCCCTGGGCGGGGCCGAGCCCCAGGACCAGGACGAGCTCATCGCCCTGCTGCGCGACGCCGAGCAGCGCGACCTCATCGGGGCGGATGCCCTGCCCATGATCGAGGGCGTCCTGCAGGTCACCGAGATGCAGGTCCGGGACATCATGATCCCGCGCTCCCAGATGGTGGTGGTGGCCCGGGACAGCGATCCCGCCGACTACCTCCCCATGGTCATCGACTCCGCCCACTCGCGCTTCCCGGTCATCGGGGACAGCCGCGACGAGGTGGTGGGGATCCTCCTGGCCAAGGACCTGCTGGGCTACTTCGCCCGGGGCGGGAGCGAGGAGTTCGACCTGCGCGAGGCGCTGCGGCCGGCGGTCTTCATCCCCGAGAGCAAGCGGCTCAACGTCCTGCTGCGGGAGTTCCGCGCCAATCGCAACCACATGGCTATCGTGGTGGACGAGTACGGCGGCGTGGCCGGGCTGGTGACCATCGAGGATGTGCTGGAACAGATCGTCGGCGAGATCGAGGACGAGCACGACGCCGGCGAGGATATCTACATCCTGCGCCACGCCGGGGAGCGCCACACGGTGAAGGCGCTGACCCCCATCGAGGACTTCAACGAGCACTTCGGCACCGACTTCAGCGACGAGGAGTTCGATACCGTGGGCGGGCTGGTGATGAAGGCCTTCGGCCACCTGCCGCGCCGCAACGAGGCGGTGACCTTCGGCGGCCTGACCTTCAAGGTCCTGCGCGCCGACAGCCGCCGCCTCCACCTCCTCCAGGTCACCCCCGCCGGCGAGGAGCCGGTGGAGCCGGGCGCGGCCGATGGGTGA
- a CDS encoding biosynthetic peptidoglycan transglycosylase has translation MAEGPRRRLRGSGAGKRGWLPWLVGRAILRLPHLLLLLAALDIFYLSRIWPDFDALAAGPAPVSAYIQQHRVEHPEETLHWVPVGRRGQSATVRRVVVASEDARFRQHYGVDWQAVRNAARENWEAGRIVRGASTISQQTARNLFLHGGQNFLRKWHELVLALALEWHLDKGRILTLYLDIAEFGPGIYGVEAAARHYWGISASRLGYSRSLQLAATLPSPRRHNPATRTAAFEGRLSALRQRMRPFP, from the coding sequence GTGGCGGAAGGACCGCGGCGGCGCCTGAGGGGGTCGGGAGCCGGCAAGCGGGGCTGGCTCCCGTGGCTGGTGGGCCGGGCCATCCTGCGCCTGCCCCACCTGCTGCTGCTCCTGGCGGCCCTGGATATCTTCTACCTGAGCCGGATCTGGCCCGACTTCGATGCCCTGGCCGCCGGTCCGGCACCGGTCTCCGCCTATATCCAGCAGCACCGCGTCGAGCATCCCGAGGAGACCCTGCACTGGGTCCCGGTGGGGCGCCGGGGTCAGTCGGCCACGGTCCGGCGGGTGGTGGTGGCGTCCGAGGATGCCCGCTTCCGGCAGCACTACGGGGTGGACTGGCAGGCGGTGCGCAACGCCGCCCGGGAGAACTGGGAGGCCGGCCGGATCGTGCGGGGGGCCAGCACCATCAGCCAGCAGACCGCGCGCAACCTCTTCCTCCACGGCGGGCAGAACTTCCTGCGCAAGTGGCACGAACTGGTCCTGGCGCTGGCCCTGGAGTGGCACCTGGACAAGGGCCGTATCCTCACCCTCTACCTGGACATCGCCGAGTTCGGCCCCGGGATCTATGGCGTGGAGGCCGCCGCGCGCCACTACTGGGGCATCTCCGCCTCCCGGCTGGGCTATTCCCGCAGCCTGCAGCTGGCGGCAACCCTGCCCTCGCCCCGTCGCCACAACCCGGCCACGCGGACCGCCGCCTTCGAGGGGCGGCTGAGCGCGCTGCGCCAGCGGATGCGGCCGTTCCCCTAG
- a CDS encoding zinc ribbon-containing protein, whose protein sequence is MAEEDNQQQRERHAHGYDRILQRAREYLDEFEEHAGDAVATAVDRAKERSHELGELSREEAERIGEYVRRDMSDAAAWMEESGQEFGQWLRFDLEQVEQRLMENFLKVADRTRVELSDLADRANRFGEWHTGEITSVGTLRCEGCGEELHFTRTAHIPPCPRCHGTVFKRVYAGE, encoded by the coding sequence ATGGCCGAAGAAGACAACCAGCAGCAGCGCGAGCGCCACGCCCACGGCTACGACCGGATCCTGCAGCGCGCCCGGGAATACCTGGACGAGTTCGAGGAGCATGCCGGCGACGCCGTCGCCACCGCCGTGGACCGCGCCAAGGAGCGCAGCCACGAGCTGGGGGAGCTATCCCGCGAGGAGGCCGAGCGGATCGGGGAGTACGTCCGCCGGGACATGTCCGACGCCGCCGCCTGGATGGAGGAGTCGGGCCAGGAGTTCGGTCAGTGGCTGCGCTTCGACCTGGAGCAGGTGGAGCAGCGGCTGATGGAGAACTTCCTCAAGGTCGCCGACCGCACCCGGGTGGAGCTCTCCGACCTGGCCGACCGGGCCAACCGCTTCGGCGAGTGGCACACCGGCGAGATCACCAGTGTCGGCACCCTGCGCTGCGAGGGCTGCGGCGAGGAGCTGCACTTCACCCGCACGGCCCACATCCCGCCCTGCCCCCGCTGCCACGGGACCGTGTTCAAGCGCGTCTACGCCGGCGAGTAG
- the lnt gene encoding apolipoprotein N-acyltransferase, with protein sequence MGERPAGWRADLLAALAGAATVGAFAPFELLPLAILGPAVLLWLWQGTGPGVAARRGFAFGLGLFGAGVHWVWVSIHTFGHTPAVLATGLTVAFVLVLAGYFALQGAMGAWLARRLTARGVAPGTLLLVLHPALWVLVEWLRSWLFTGFPWLQLGYAAGEGPLAGWVPILGVFGASALLVLSAALLVRLLRPPRRGPVVALAGLWLSSPLLFLPTWTEPTGETHSVAMIQGDVDQDEKWRPANRGWILERYTRMSRQHAGADLILWPETAVPAFYQQVSGSVLEPLAAELRQQGSDLVVGAPWRGEDGYYNALARVGAEARYTKHHLVPFGEYLPFDAWLRGLIEFFDLPMSDFRPGPPRQPPLTAGGMEMGVSICYEDAFGGEVRAPLPGAGVLVNVSNDAWWGDTIGPHQHLEIAAFRALEAGRPLLRATNNGITARIDHRGRVAERLPQFQPAVLTTEVASRTGATPWVRWGNGPVLWAAVLALAAPWLTTRRRRRA encoded by the coding sequence ATGGGTGAACGGCCCGCCGGCTGGCGGGCGGATCTCCTGGCGGCCCTGGCCGGGGCCGCCACCGTGGGCGCCTTCGCCCCCTTCGAGCTCCTGCCCCTGGCGATCCTCGGCCCGGCGGTCCTGCTCTGGCTCTGGCAGGGGACCGGCCCGGGCGTGGCCGCCCGCCGGGGGTTCGCCTTCGGTCTGGGCCTCTTCGGTGCCGGGGTCCACTGGGTCTGGGTCTCCATCCATACCTTTGGCCATACTCCGGCGGTGCTGGCTACCGGGCTTACCGTCGCCTTCGTCCTCGTGCTGGCGGGCTACTTCGCCCTCCAGGGGGCGATGGGCGCCTGGCTCGCCCGGCGCCTGACCGCGCGCGGCGTGGCGCCGGGGACCCTCCTGCTGGTGCTCCACCCCGCATTGTGGGTGCTGGTGGAGTGGCTGCGCAGCTGGCTCTTCACTGGCTTCCCCTGGCTGCAGCTGGGCTACGCCGCCGGCGAGGGGCCCCTGGCCGGCTGGGTGCCGATCCTGGGGGTCTTCGGCGCCTCGGCGCTACTGGTCCTCTCCGCGGCGCTGCTGGTGCGGCTGCTGCGGCCGCCCCGGCGGGGGCCGGTGGTGGCGCTGGCCGGGCTCTGGCTGTCCTCGCCGCTGCTGTTCCTGCCGACGTGGACCGAGCCCACCGGCGAGACCCACAGCGTCGCCATGATCCAGGGGGACGTCGACCAGGACGAGAAGTGGCGCCCGGCCAACCGGGGCTGGATCCTGGAGCGCTATACCCGGATGTCCCGCCAGCACGCCGGTGCGGACCTCATCCTGTGGCCAGAGACGGCGGTGCCCGCCTTCTACCAGCAGGTCTCGGGATCGGTGCTGGAGCCCCTGGCGGCGGAGCTGCGGCAGCAGGGCAGCGACCTGGTGGTGGGGGCCCCGTGGCGGGGTGAGGATGGCTACTACAACGCCCTGGCCCGGGTGGGCGCGGAGGCGCGCTACACCAAGCACCACCTGGTGCCCTTCGGCGAATACCTCCCCTTCGACGCCTGGCTGCGCGGGCTCATCGAGTTCTTCGACCTGCCCATGTCCGACTTCCGGCCCGGTCCGCCGCGCCAGCCGCCGCTGACCGCCGGCGGTATGGAGATGGGCGTCTCCATCTGCTACGAGGATGCCTTCGGCGGGGAGGTGCGTGCGCCGCTACCCGGCGCCGGGGTGCTGGTGAACGTCAGCAACGATGCCTGGTGGGGGGATACCATCGGCCCCCATCAGCACCTGGAGATCGCCGCCTTCCGGGCGCTGGAGGCGGGGCGCCCCCTCCTGCGGGCCACCAACAACGGCATCACCGCCCGGATCGACCACCGCGGCCGGGTGGCGGAGCGGCTGCCCCAGTTCCAGCCGGCGGTGCTGACCACCGAAGTGGCGTCCCGGACCGGCGCCACGCCCTGGGTCCGCTGGGGCAACGGACCGGTGCTGTGGGCCGCTGTCCTGGCGCTGGCGGCCCCGTGGCTGACTACTCGCCGGCGTAGACGCGCTTGA
- a CDS encoding methyl-accepting chemotaxis protein — MKNNQPVTQKDFDYPEDWVIISATDTKGRITHVNEDFLKTSGFERDELIGKAHNVIRHPDMPPAAFQDMWDQLQAGQPWMGIVKNRCKNGDHYWVDAYVTPLFENDEIVGYESVRTKPDPVHVRRAEHLYQRINAGKSPRVGGTLIPWHTRMGLSLAGMAVPLLAGGLAAGLSPMALAAGVGYAVIAGLGLGYWLGRPMHRLADYSSRVINDSIARRVYAGANDQPAQVRTAMKARRQRMLTVLDRVSNAAASVAGNADTAATCAHHTSRTMGEQQQETEQVVSAINEMTSTTQEVARSAASASEAANEADEANNEGKLVITEMVLAIDNLAEEVEHAARTIDQLAEDSKGIGKVGDVINEIAEQTNLLALNAAIEAARAGEAGRGFAVVADEVRTLATRTQDSTGEIRGMVDRLQNGIQEVVGIMETNRDRAQNSVEQTSHTGEVLARVSGAVERIKDMNNQIASAAEEQSSAAEEISHNITSIHDRAEDTVASSNQTEEASRSLADLSYDMEQLIRRFR, encoded by the coding sequence ATGAAGAACAACCAGCCGGTGACACAGAAGGATTTCGATTACCCCGAGGACTGGGTGATCATCTCTGCCACGGATACGAAAGGTCGGATCACCCACGTCAACGAGGACTTCCTCAAGACCTCCGGGTTCGAGCGCGACGAACTCATCGGCAAGGCGCACAACGTCATACGCCATCCGGACATGCCGCCGGCGGCCTTCCAGGACATGTGGGACCAGCTCCAGGCTGGCCAGCCGTGGATGGGGATCGTCAAGAATCGCTGCAAGAACGGCGACCACTACTGGGTGGATGCCTACGTCACCCCGCTCTTCGAGAACGACGAGATCGTCGGTTACGAGTCCGTGCGGACCAAGCCGGACCCGGTCCACGTCCGCCGGGCGGAGCACCTCTACCAGCGTATCAACGCCGGCAAATCGCCCCGCGTGGGCGGGACCCTGATCCCCTGGCATACGCGCATGGGGCTCTCCCTGGCGGGAATGGCGGTGCCGCTGCTGGCCGGCGGCCTGGCCGCAGGGCTGAGCCCCATGGCCCTGGCGGCCGGGGTGGGGTACGCCGTGATCGCCGGGCTGGGACTGGGCTACTGGCTGGGCCGGCCCATGCACCGACTGGCCGACTACAGCAGCCGGGTGATCAATGACTCCATTGCGCGGCGGGTCTACGCCGGCGCCAACGACCAGCCGGCCCAGGTCCGCACCGCCATGAAGGCGCGGCGCCAGCGCATGCTCACCGTCCTGGACCGGGTCAGCAATGCCGCCGCCAGCGTGGCGGGCAATGCCGATACGGCCGCGACCTGCGCCCACCACACCAGCCGCACCATGGGGGAGCAGCAGCAGGAGACGGAGCAGGTGGTCAGCGCCATCAACGAGATGACCTCCACCACCCAGGAGGTGGCGCGCAGCGCGGCCTCCGCCTCCGAGGCGGCCAACGAGGCCGACGAGGCCAACAACGAGGGCAAGCTGGTCATCACCGAGATGGTGCTGGCCATCGACAACCTGGCCGAGGAGGTGGAACACGCCGCCCGGACCATCGACCAGCTCGCCGAGGACAGCAAGGGTATCGGCAAGGTGGGCGATGTCATCAACGAGATCGCCGAGCAGACCAACCTCCTGGCGCTGAATGCGGCCATCGAGGCGGCGCGGGCCGGGGAGGCCGGCCGCGGCTTCGCCGTGGTCGCCGACGAGGTGCGCACCCTGGCCACCCGCACCCAGGACTCCACCGGCGAGATCCGCGGTATGGTCGACCGGCTGCAGAACGGCATCCAGGAGGTGGTCGGGATCATGGAGACCAACCGCGATCGCGCCCAGAACAGCGTGGAACAGACCAGCCACACCGGCGAGGTCCTGGCCCGGGTCAGTGGCGCCGTGGAGCGGATCAAGGACATGAACAACCAGATCGCCTCGGCGGCGGAGGAGCAGTCCTCGGCGGCGGAGGAGATCAGCCACAACATCACCAGTATCCACGACCGGGCCGAGGATACGGTGGCGTCGAGCAACCAGACCGAAGAGGCCAGCCGGAGCCTCGCCGATCTCTCCTACGATATGGAACAGCTCATCCGGCGCTTCCGGTAG